A single region of the Aeromicrobium chenweiae genome encodes:
- a CDS encoding MCE family protein — MITRQTRIQLLIFALVTIIGGAIVGGRYAQLDRLVIDRTYAVEAHFSDSGGIFTGAPVTYRGIEVGRVGALTPERDGVKVELAIENSAPDIPDDLEARVATKSAIGEQYVDLLPRRKNGPFLADGAVIAVKDTAIPISSAQLLIDVNDLVRSVDTDSLSTVVDELGQAFEGTGQDLATILDTSADFIAAADDNIDVTRSLIRGSDSVLQTQIDKQGQLGTFSKNLADLSDTLVDADPDLRRLLDKGGSSARTVREVVAENSEDLSRVVVDLRTVTEPLNENLTGLQTIFVQYPYLLQGTFSVLDETRRGSNEWNAGFGLALTDLTPTCTYAKSGGPASGYQQRRPEAVVSDRELPSDMDCKVTNKIARQPSKSSFNRAAVGADGSWADALLAPLVR; from the coding sequence GTGATCACGCGGCAGACCAGGATCCAGCTGCTCATCTTCGCCCTCGTGACGATCATCGGTGGTGCGATCGTCGGCGGCCGGTACGCGCAGCTCGACCGCCTCGTGATCGACCGGACGTACGCCGTCGAGGCGCACTTCTCGGACTCCGGCGGCATCTTCACCGGTGCGCCCGTGACGTACCGCGGCATCGAGGTGGGCAGGGTGGGCGCGCTCACCCCCGAGCGTGACGGTGTGAAGGTCGAGCTCGCGATCGAGAACAGCGCGCCGGACATCCCCGACGACCTCGAGGCGCGCGTCGCCACGAAGTCCGCGATCGGCGAGCAGTACGTCGACCTGCTGCCACGGCGCAAGAACGGGCCGTTCCTGGCCGACGGCGCGGTCATCGCGGTCAAGGACACCGCCATCCCGATCTCGTCGGCCCAGCTCCTGATCGACGTGAACGACCTGGTGCGGTCGGTCGACACGGACAGCCTCAGCACCGTGGTCGACGAGCTCGGCCAGGCGTTCGAGGGCACCGGGCAGGACCTCGCGACCATCCTCGACACGTCCGCGGACTTCATCGCCGCCGCGGACGACAACATCGACGTCACCCGCTCCCTCATCCGCGGGTCCGACTCGGTGCTGCAGACGCAGATCGACAAGCAGGGCCAGCTCGGCACCTTCTCCAAGAACCTCGCGGACCTCTCCGACACCCTGGTGGACGCCGATCCCGACCTGCGCCGCCTGCTCGACAAGGGCGGCAGCTCGGCCAGGACGGTGCGCGAGGTCGTGGCCGAGAACTCCGAGGACCTCTCCCGGGTCGTGGTCGACCTGCGCACGGTGACCGAACCGCTGAACGAGAACCTCACCGGGCTGCAGACGATCTTCGTGCAGTACCCGTACCTCCTGCAGGGCACGTTCTCGGTGCTCGACGAGACGCGGCGCGGCAGCAACGAGTGGAACGCCGGCTTCGGGCTCGCGCTCACCGACCTGACCCCCACCTGCACGTACGCCAAGAGCGGCGGCCCCGCGTCCGGCTACCAGCAGCGTCGCCCCGAGGCGGTCGTCAGCGACCGCGAGCTGCCGTCCGACATGGACTGCAAGGTCACCAACAAGATCGCCCGCCAGCCGTCGAAGAGCTCGTTCAACCGCGCTGCCGTGGGCGCGGACGGGTCGTGGGCCGACGCGCTGCTGGCCCCGCTCGTCCGCTGA